Genomic window (Neoarius graeffei isolate fNeoGra1 chromosome 13, fNeoGra1.pri, whole genome shotgun sequence):
tatacgctcttgccagtatctgttggcgttgtcggtgacaacaagccacagcaccaagaccagcaacactaacgactccatgtcctccatgtttattgtttactatctgggtcgtgagactaccgcttaaaagctcactgatgacactgtttgcgccgcctaacgacatcacgtgacgtccacccactttcgctaactccacccaatgtgtccacccacttccatccagcgcggttcagcgcggttgtagtcgaaatgcaactccaacagccccactcagcccaactcagcccggcacggctcagcccaactcagccgcgttggtagtggaaaagcggcatatgtggacCTTTTTAGCGCCAAAAAGGTACGTACATGTTCTCAAATAAGTACCTTGGAGGGTACTTCTCCAGCAACAAGCCACTGTACCCCTAAAAGTGcaataatgcactttattttctgagagtgtgagatttatttatttatttgatcgaTTGAGGCATTATGCAACTTTTCAGGCATGTCTGTGTATCTCAGTCTGGTTCATTATAAGGCTTATTTTTGTGCGACAGGCTTGGATTCGGACGAGTCGTGTGAGGGCACTTCAGAAGCCAGTTTTAAAGATGCAGTCGTGGATGCTGGTGCTGAGAAGAACAGTGGCACTGTACATGAGAATGGAATCAAGAAACGCAGGTAGAGTCAGATTCTTTTAGCTAATTTCACCTCAGGGGTGTTGGCCCGTCTCTTCTAAAAATGGGCTGAAACTGTTCCAACTATCCATGCTACACGCTGCTTGATGTTGATAGAAACTGTACAATGTAACAGCCCTTTTTGTGTTTTGTCCAAGGTGGTAGGTTGTTCCACTAATGCTAATGTGGGTGTGATCTTTTTTTTGCCTCCTCAGGTCAACCCTTCCTGCCCCCATGTTCTCCAGAAATAACTTCAGCATATGGAGCATCCTGAAGAAATGTATAGGATTGGTGAGGCCATCAGACACTATGAACTAGTGAGGCTATAGTATGAACTACGAGGCTATGAACCAGTGAGTTATGTTTCTGTTGCAGGAGCTGTCCAAGATCACCATGCCCATTGTGTTCAACGAGCCGCTGAGCTTTCTGCAGAGAATCAGCGAGTACATGGAGCACACGTACCTCCTCAACAAAGCCTGTGCCGAGTCGGACTCCATTGAGAGAATGCAGGTGGACACAAGCGTACAGTCATTTTAGAAGAGCATAAGTCTGTAAAAACTTAGAACGCAGCCtgcgtgtttttattttttattttttaaatgtttacaagGCTTGAAATGAACAACGTCTAATGAGTAGGAAGCAACGATTCACCCAATTCTCGATTCAAATTTCCCACAGTATTTTTGAAAAAAGGGTTGGAGTAAACTataatagcctgttaactaaaatattcttttattaaaaatgaaaagttaatAAGGAAATGTCTTAATACAATTTCATGAACATTTTTCTCTGctttttatctttcagcagtctgtgaaAAAAGAGCACTAGTTTTTTTCTTATTAAATCTGTTTGTAgattcaatcacacaacagctctttcccattgtaggggtgtgtgtgtgttttcatggcattagagctgcATTACTTCTGCTTTGGGTGAAATCATGTGAATTCCTACTGTTACTTTATTGCGgcatctgctgtctaaacaacacaattacagctaggaaaaacatatggcccttttccactaccctttttcagctcacttcagcccgacacggctcgcgtttcgactacttcagaacagcacgactcagctcgcttcagccctgcttagcacccaaaactcgcacggttttggagtggggctgaagtgagccaaaccgagctgagtgaggctgggggcgtgaggagacactcccctgtgcactcattggtgaggaggagtgtcctcacatgcccacacatgccccgcgagcacgctgggatctataaacaccgtaaacccggaagaagaataattacgaattacgagaatttctgaagccttatgcgcctcgcctcatctatacgctcttgccagtatctgtccgcgttgtcggtgacaacaagccacagaaccaagaccagcaacactaacgactccatgtcctccatgtttattgcttactatccgggtcgtgagactaccgcttaaaagatcactgatgtcactgtttgcgctgcctaacgacatcacgtgacgtccacccactttcgctaactccacccaatgtgtccacccacttccagccagcacggttcagcgcggttgtagtcgaaatgcaactccaacagccccgctcagctcgactcagcccaactcagcacggcacggctcagcccaactcagccgcgtttgtagtggaaaagcggcattagaaccCAGCCTGATATTAATTgcagttgtcttttttttttttaattttgtcgaTTTGaatagtcataaatttgtattgaaCTAAACATTTCAAATAACAAAGCTAGAATATCAACTCCTGAAGCTCTGAACACATGAAGATTTATTACTACTAGACATTTTTGCTAGAGTAGCATGGTGGGGTGGggtgtaaatgttttattttatttatttatttttgtgtctgTGTAAAAATAAGACATCTGTAAGGACAAAAGCACctttaaatataaaaatgtacAGAAATGGTTAGCTTTGTTGTATGAACTTGCGCGTGCGCACACAACTATATAAAGCATAGATGTATAAATAATTAGCAGTTGGTCAAACTTAAACCAGAGCTTTGTCTGATTCTGCTTTCtttctatttctttctttctatttctttctttccctcattCCTTCAGGCTGTAGCTGCCTTTGCTGTGTCCGCAGTGGCCTCTCAGTGGGACAGAACTGGAAAGCCGTTTAACCCTCTCTTAGGGGAAACCTATGAACTCACACGGTAAACAATGAAAATATCCACCAGATCGTTTCTAAGACTATAGAGACCAAGGCATTATAGCTAATGTGTATAGGTTTACACATCACTTTGTACATTTATGGTACAGAAATGAAGTGGcaaaaatgtgagtgtgaacacaAATACGATCTTTTAAAAATAGATTCGAGACACTTGTATGTAGTTCTAAATTGAAATAATATCCAATAATTGGCCCTTTGATCGTAATTAGAATGTCCTGTTGGAATTAACATTTGCACCTCCTTCTGCATGCGCATGTTACTGACTGCAGCATCCAGTGCTGATAGGCAAGgcgagtttatttatatagcgcatttcatacacagtgggtggcacagtggtgtagtggttagcgctgtcgcctcacagcaagaaggtcctgggttcgagccccatggccggcgagggcctttctgtgcagagtttgcatgttctccccatgtccgcgtgggtttcctccacagtccaaagacatgcaggttaggttaactggtgactctaaattgaccgtaggtgtgaatgtgagtgtgaatggttgtctgtgtctatgtgtcagccctgtgatgacctgaagacttgtccagggtgtaccctgcctttcgcccgtagtcagctgggataggctccagcttgcctgcgaccctgtagaaggataaagcggctagagataatgagatgagatgagatttcatacacagtggcagttcaatgtgctttacagaggtaaaagcaaaacagtaaacaatagaaaataaaattacataaaataaagggggaagaagagagaaagttcagtgaaaacagcagaataaaatggaataaaagttaagtaaagtttaagacatgtaaagatgatgatatttatcagttagcagaaagcatctgaaaacagcttggtctttaatgtagatttgaagctgccaacagcaggagcatttttgatgtcctctgggagttggctccatagctgtactgcatagtagctaaaagctgcttcaccactttTTGTTTTAacgacaggttttaccagtaaatgttgctgctgcgatctggtagatgtgattgggttaggccgctgcaacatatcagagaggtaattgggccctgtaccatttagagatttgtacaccagcagcaatgctttaaagtcaatctgtagcttactggaagccagtgaagggaccttagaattggagtaatgtgctctcttctttttgttcgtgtgagaaccctagccgctgcattttgaaccagctgaagtcgtttgatggtcttttttggcaggcctgtgaaaaggccattgcagtaatcagccctactagagatgaaggcatgtacaggtttttccagatcattttttgacacaagtcctcttagtttggaaatgttttttaggtgataaaatgacgatttagtgattgctttcatgtgactgtcaaagtttagctcgctgtcaatgaaaacaccaagatttttaaccttgTAGCATCTGAGTAGCAGCTAACTTGGAAAAAAGGAGGCTTGCCAATAAAAACCAGCAACAGCTATGCAGCTAGCACTTTTTACCATCTTTCTCAAGTCATAAACAGCTGAGATCTCAACCACTATCCGGAGCAAATAATCTTTATGATTAGACTTGAAGGCTTTGTGCTCTTATTCAGTTTGCTGCTGCAATAATAGATCGTCTTGCCAATACATCATCTTTATTGTTCATGACTCATGTGGATCGTAAATGTGACGTTCATTTCAAAAATGTGTGTATACAGGTCATTAAATCAGGTTTGTTCACATTAGTGACTGACTGATAAAGCTCTATACTATATGGCCAGatatgaccatcacacccatatgtgcttcttGAACACCCCAGTCTAGGTTTAGTCCACCCTTTGCTGTTCTAATGACCTCCACTGTTCTGGGAAGCCTTAGATTTTggaacatggctgtggggatttgtactCATTCAGCCACAGGAACATGAATGAGGTCAGGcattgatgttgggtgaggaggcctggggtgcagtcagtgttccagttcatcccaaaggtgtttggTGGGTTTGAGGTCAGTTCTCTGTACAggtcactcgagttcttccactctgaCCTTTCATGGACCTCATTTTGTGTACAGGGGCTGGACAAAGACAAAGGGAAAACGTAATGCTACAACTCCTCCAATACAGTTGTGCGCTTCCAAATTTGTGGCCGCAGATTGGGAAAGAACCGCATATGGATGAACATTTGTATGACCCTCAATGAATCGCTCATCCTTTCTTAACCCTGATAGAACCTTATAATACAAAGGTCAGGACTTATAAAGAGGAATCTGAACGGCCAAGGCTGAAAGACCAGATCCAAGCCATGAGGCTTGTAATGTGCAATTGGCCCTGCTTTCTTCTGAGCTCTTCTTTGCATCTTTTAGGAACCCATTTCTGTTAAAATTTGTTTCAACGGGCTCCTAGAATCTTATTCGTGTGGTGGTGTGTGAAGGATTTGATGATTGTGTTAACTCCCCATAGGCATGTGTTATTGGTGCAATACATCTTCCTTCCCTTTTCTTTATCAACTGTCTGTTTCTGTTCTCCTCTCTGTCTCTTAGAGAGGATCAGGGCTTCAGGTTGATCTCAGAACAGGTGAGTCATCACCCACCAATCAGTGCATTCCATGCTGAGGGTCTGTCGGGGGATTTCCTGTTCCATGGCTCGATATACCCAAAGCTCAAGTTCTGGGGCAAGAGTGTGGAAGCAGAACCAAAAGGAACCATCACATTAGAGCTCCTCAAGTGAGTCACACCCTGTTAGATTATTGTGTGTAGATAGTGGACTTAAACCCGATTTACTGTCTAACCAAGGGCACATGtgtcagtgagtgtatatttgctCTCCTGACTGGGTCTTTTCCTGGATGAGGCAGAATATCAGGTTTTTGCTTTCAGACTAGAAGTGTTCTGGAGTTGCTGGGTAACTGGCTGgtcacatgctgtgtgtgtgtgtgtgtgtgtgtgttccttgcAGGCACAAAGAGGCCTACACATGGTCAAACCCTTTCTGCTGTGTACACAATGTCATCGTGGGCAAACTGTGGATTGAGCAATACGGCACTGTAGAAATACTGAACCACAGGTACACCACTGATTTACTTgccacattaaaaaaaattagtgTCATGATAACATAAATTGATATGACCGACTtccactgtagttgctaaagTACAAATCTTAAATTTAACTTTGTCCTCTCACAGTTAAGAAGGTCTTTGAGAATTATGCTTGTAATATAATGTGTAGTGACCACACTGCCTTTTCCACATTTGTAGCATTACAACCTGGAACTGTAATGAACTTTTCTGGGATTATATGTCTTGCATCGATACAAAATAAGTCAGAATATTGAAGTGGGGGGGAAATACACTTTGCAAAAAGAAAGAGTGGTGTGAAAAAAGCCGTATGAAATCCAGTTGGGAGACCAACACGTGTAAAAAGTTGTGCTCTGGTGTGACGAAACCAAAACTGCGTGTTTTGTCTTTGGCATAAAACTCTACATTTGGTGGAAAGCCAATGCTGCTCTGATCACCCTTACAGTTTTTACACATACAATGCAACGTGAATAAACAATGTGGGGataaatatcatctcatctcattatctctagccgctttatcctgttctacggcctatcccagctgactacgggcgaaaggcggggtacaccctggacaagtcgcca
Coding sequences:
- the osbpl2b gene encoding oxysterol-binding protein-related protein 2b — protein: MNNEDEFYDAVTGLDSDESCEGTSEASFKDAVVDAGAEKNSGTVHENGIKKRRSTLPAPMFSRNNFSIWSILKKCIGLELSKITMPIVFNEPLSFLQRISEYMEHTYLLNKACAESDSIERMQAVAAFAVSAVASQWDRTGKPFNPLLGETYELTREDQGFRLISEQVSHHPPISAFHAEGLSGDFLFHGSIYPKLKFWGKSVEAEPKGTITLELLKHKEAYTWSNPFCCVHNVIVGKLWIEQYGTVEILNHSTGDKCVLNFKPCGMFGKELHRVEGYIQDKSKKKQCVIYGKWTECIWSVDPQTYDSHRKNDKKGASDSKKQKPEEADVAENDDADDMPEVQETVAVIPGSTLLWRVCPRPPHSAEMYNFTNFAITLNELESGMEGVLPRTDCRLRPDIRSMENGNMDEASREKERLEEKQRAARKNRARENAEWSTRWFELGANPHTGSQDWLYTGGYFDRKYADCPDIY